ACCATCAGTCTTGCAAATCCCTTGAGAACAGCATTTTGTGATAAGTTTTCAAGCTTAGTTGTCGCCATTAAACGTGTCACCCGATCGACAATGGTCAAAACAGCAGCCTTTGACCCGCGACCACCGCGAACTGTATCCATCTCTAAATGTCCTTTTTCGGTTCGCCGATTAGCTGACTCACTGCGAATCTCAATTGAGGTGCCTACTGCTTGGTTATAGCGCGACCGAAGGTCTTGTCTTCTTTTATGACGTTTACCGTGATCAAAGAGTTGGCTTGGCTGAAAATCGACTTGTCTTTGATAAATCCAGTGGTAAATCGTGTGTGGCGCACAGTGAACGGCATAACCGACCATTTCAGGGGACCAACCTAGGTTTAGCTTCTCAGTTACCATCCGCTTCAACTTAGGCGTTAAAATCGAGTGCCGACCACAACGATGCCGACAAGTATCGGCATGATCCTGAGCTATAATGGCGCAGTAATCACCTTCAGGGCAACGGTGAAGCTCATGCCTAATAGAAATACGAGAGCGGCCTAAGGTCGCGGCGATGTATTGAATCGTGTGGTGTTGCATCAGTTCTATCTGAGATCGTT
This genomic window from Lacticaseibacillus paracasei subsp. paracasei contains:
- a CDS encoding IS30 family transposase, whose translation is MAIITLIERSQIELMQHHTIQYIAATLGRSRISIRHELHRCPEGDYCAIIAQDHADTCRHRCGRHSILTPKLKRMVTEKLNLGWSPEMVGYAVHCAPHTIYHWIYQRQVDFQPSQLFDHGKRHKRRQDLRSRYNQAVGTSIEIRSESANRRTEKGHLEMDTVRGGRGSKAAVLTIVDRVTRLMATTKLENLSQNAVLKGFARLMVDFPGPVRSVTVDHGKEFSCDQALTKRYRIPVYFCHAYHPNERGTNERFNRELRYYFPKGTQFDQVSETDIQQATALINNKPRKCLRWQTPVQAVSKPLSRW